The following proteins are co-located in the Nocardia bhagyanarayanae genome:
- a CDS encoding sigma-70 family RNA polymerase sigma factor, producing MDSAVSARAAESIELAALLHRCGQSDQEAFAELYDRTCARVFGLVLRVLHDPGYAEETTQEVYLQLWRTAASFDPAKGSAVTWLMTLAHRRAVDRVRAEQAHTQREVAYGIRVLGNEFDEVTEEVERRLEQQAVLEGLTGLTETQREAISLAYYGGRTYAEVATYLGVGLPTVKSRIRDGLTRLKKSLGVT from the coding sequence GTGGATTCTGCGGTGTCGGCACGCGCAGCCGAAAGCATCGAACTAGCCGCTCTCTTGCACCGTTGCGGTCAGTCCGATCAGGAAGCTTTCGCCGAACTGTACGACCGGACGTGCGCGCGCGTGTTCGGTCTGGTGCTCCGGGTGCTGCACGATCCGGGGTACGCGGAGGAGACCACGCAAGAGGTGTATCTCCAACTCTGGCGTACCGCAGCCAGCTTCGACCCCGCGAAGGGGTCGGCGGTGACATGGTTGATGACGCTCGCCCATCGGCGCGCGGTCGACCGGGTCCGCGCCGAACAAGCCCATACCCAGCGGGAAGTCGCCTACGGGATAAGGGTTCTCGGCAACGAGTTCGACGAGGTGACCGAAGAGGTCGAGCGCAGGCTCGAACAACAGGCCGTTCTCGAAGGACTCACCGGCCTCACGGAAACCCAGCGAGAAGCCATCTCGCTGGCCTACTACGGCGGCCGGACCTATGCGGAGGTGGCCACCTACCTCGGCGTAGGGTTACCGACCGTTAAGTCCCGGATTCGGGATGGATTGACACGACTGAAGAAAAGTTTGGGGGTGACGTGA
- a CDS encoding RskA family anti-sigma factor — MNEAQIDLAHTVALGSIDDEDHHAVQELLDGEDPVLRAEFIAEVQQAKDALTALAAVTATAPPAALRGRLLAAIAAEQPPVAS; from the coding sequence ATGAACGAAGCCCAGATCGATCTCGCGCACACCGTCGCGCTCGGATCGATCGACGACGAAGACCATCACGCGGTTCAGGAATTGCTCGACGGCGAGGACCCGGTGCTACGCGCCGAGTTCATCGCAGAGGTACAGCAGGCCAAGGACGCTTTGACCGCGCTCGCGGCGGTGACGGCCACCGCGCCGCCCGCCGCGCTCCGGGGTCGGTTGCTCGCGGCCATCGCCGCCGAGCAACCCCCGGTTGCCTCCTAG